The following are encoded in a window of Caldicellulosiruptor danielii genomic DNA:
- a CDS encoding transporter substrate-binding domain-containing protein: MQKAIINYEKDVTRYERITDAFNDLDIGRIKAVVIDSVVAYYYKKQNPEKFDIAPAQLEREPVGIALRKEDKDLYNEIQKILEQLKKDGTIAKISEKWFGEDITK, from the coding sequence ATGCAAAAGGCTATTATAAACTATGAAAAGGATGTCACACGATATGAAAGGATAACTGATGCTTTCAACGACCTTGACATTGGAAGAATAAAAGCAGTTGTGATAGACAGTGTTGTTGCTTACTACTATAAAAAGCAAAATCCTGAAAAGTTTGATATAGCACCTGCTCAGCTTGAAAGAGAGCCTGTGGGAATAGCTCTCAGAAAAGAGGACAAGGACCTGTACAATGAAATTCAAAAGATTTTAGAGCAGTTAAAGAAGGACGGAACTATTGCGAAAATATCTGAAAAATGGTTTGGTGAAGACATTACAAAGTAA